ACTTGTGGGGCGATGTAATGGAGATCTGGATGAATGATACactcttcattttttaattctattgcAGCCATGTCCGGAAACTGACCATTGCTTAGTTGATAATTACGTATCACAACATCCATGTTAAATGGACCCACCATTCGTGATGGAAGAAAATCAACACACCTTTGCCGCTCATTTTTCAATTCACTCTCCAAATTCCATTCATAGATTGTCTCCGCTTCCTGTACTTCCACAATAGAATAGTCATCTGGCCCACCAAAATAGTCAGTTTCAGGAACCTCAGATTTCACTTCAACAAGGGCAACCGAATCTCCATTGAAGGGTAGGATCTCTTTATTGTTATCAATCTCTTCACTGGAGGGTGTGAACTCTTGACCGTCTTGGATCTCCTCGCAGGACGGTGAGAAATCTTGACATACTTGGATCTCTTCCATGGAGGTTGAGAACTCTTGACAGTCTAGGATCTCTTCGCTAGAGGGTGGGAAATCTTGACCGTGTTGGATCTCTTCACTAGTGGGTGTGAAATCTTGACTGTCTACGATCTCTTCAGATTTGACAACTGGCATAACCTCTTGGGTATAAGTAGAGATTGTTTTTTTCAAGcaccttttcttctttgccTTCATATTATTTGACAGTTTAGATTTCCAGCTACTGAGAGTCTCCATGaaatcagaatcttcatcacctTCCGTTTGCTCCTCACCGTAGTCATCCAGGAAtgaatcttcaatttttatcattCTTCTAGAAGACTCGAGAACTTGTGAGCGTTTTCTCTTCCTTGCTTCGCAACTTTCTTTAATTTGGCTTAGGGTGATATCGTCAAAGTCGTTATCATCCAAGTTACAGATTCTCTgaccatcatcatcattgaCATTACATTCTGACGCATCAGGATTGGTTTTCACATTGGTTTCCTCAATTTCAACATAGCATGATCTTTCAGCCATTCCATCATCATTATTAGACAATAAGCCATCATCATATATGtctgtaatatttttaaatttaagttttggttgtccACGAGCAACATTAGGGACTTTTGAAACTAAACCACCTTTAATAGCCAGAATGAAATGAAGATAACCACAACCCCGTAGCTCCATAAAGTTTCTCTACTGCTCTGCTAACAAATCAGAATCTTTGGACAGTTTTCCTCCAATTTTCTCTGAATCTATCGAGAATCAAAAAACACTGGAAAGAGTACAAACAAAcatttagaaaaacaatttaagGCAAATCACTGGTAGTACTTGCAAAATAACAAAGGAGAAAAGTTTTTTCCTTGAAAGAACTAATTTAAGCATCAAAAGTGAATCAATCTTCTTTGGGCCCCCAAAAACTGTCCAGGTCATATAGCATACACAACCGCAATTGCTGCCTCATTGGCTGCATTTGTCCGCAATTTCCCACAATATCAAGGAATCTAAAGACACCAAGATTGTGACCACGACCACAATTGTAGCCACATCAGCCACATttgaacaatattaaaaaactcGGTTCAACCTTTATGTCTGCCATGTTAGTATCGATATGGTCAATCTATGAGGTTTTGTCCACTGCGAAACCTCATGTCTctaatgattttatctttaaaaaacgTCTTAATAAGTGAAGAGACAAAAGTGTATATAAGTAGCTTTGGCCTTAACATCTAAACGACGTGGACTGTTTAGTTGTTCCTGGAATAGAAGACAACAAATGCTGAGTATGACTGTTTTAAcgatcaaattttaaaatcacgCCTTAAGCTTACTTATGTGGTACTATCCAGAAGATTGTATCAGTGATGAATTTCGATAGGATAAATACACAAAGGAATCAACACAAAGATTAAAATAGGAGAAGACTAAAATAATTGATTCACAATTGAATAAGATGGGAGGATGGTTATTAATCAAAACATTGTCAAAAGAGTTATCAAGTTCAATGGCTGAAGGTCATTGAAAGTGAAAGCCATCGACTGTTTATAGTTTTTCGAAGTAGAGGTTATCAACTAGAAGATTGTCAAGAAAGAAGTCACTCAAATACATCGACGGTGAAATTATGTGAAGACTTGAAATCATAGACTACAAAAGTTACCAAAAGAAGAACCATTCTGGAAATGTTGCAAGTGGGATGATGTAAATCTTGGGTAACTGCTGACAACTGCATCCAGGGACAGTCTATATAGGGCTTCTAAGTTAGAAATAAGGTTGATAAACAAACACTTTTACTGAAAAAGACTGTAATGCTGATAACTGGAAATGGCAAACAGTAAATCGGGAATAATGCTTTTGGTCACCCCAATTTACACTTTTCTTCACAATTGTTTGCTTCCTTGTTGGTAATTTGTCATTTTGATTTACAACAAACTAATACcgcaaaaatttcaaataattccagaaaaatttaaatacctGAATTACACGTTTCAATATATCacaactttcttcttcttgtctGGTACAGATCCAGAGCACTTGCGCAACCTATATCAACTGCAACATTAAAGAAACACAATTATTGAAAATGCTATCACCCTTTCATGAACTAAACCGTAGCTAGCAAAAAACAGAAGCCTAGAACTAAATCTGCATTATAGAAACCACGAAGCAAGTAAAAACACCATATAACAGCAAAAACGGAGCCATACTCAAATCGAAGCGATAACACACAGAACAgccaaaactaaaaaagaaaaaaaaatccaaaatcatTCCACCATCGGATTCACACAAATCTTAAGAAATGAACCCTAAAGTCAGATTTCAGACGGCTAAATTAACCCTAAAAATCGAATGGATTCATCACCAGTTTCAAGATCCTTTTTCAATGATAAAATTCACTCCAGAGGGAAAAAACCAAAAGATTGAACAGAAGACAAAAACTGCAGTGGCCTCTAGAACCaagaaaattaatcataaaaagaGTCATGGGATGGAAAACACAACGAAGCATTTAGGAGGCTTAAAAAGCCAAATGGAAATAGCTTAAGAAAAATTGGTGAGAAATCGAAAAAGaatataagacaaaaaaaaaaagaagcagaTTCTGAATTTTCAGATCTGAAAGAGAAAGACATGGTTTTGCAAACGAAAGTGGGATTCATGAACAACACTCGCCTGAAGTTGGATGAAACCCTGCGTTTTAGAGCGCGGAGGAAGAGAAGACACGGATCTGAATTAGGGCGAGTTTGAGAAAGTGAGAGAGTGTGTAACATTGAGAACATCTTTGTGACTATTCTATAGTAATGAAGAGCAAGCGCGCCAAGTGATTTTGGCGGGAGCgcatcatatattttttaataattttaatactgAAAACTATGAAATTagttttgacttttattttaaataaagttaaagaaGAAACGAAAAAGAGGGGTATATCCACTATGGTTCTTTTCATACCTACACCCATCACATGGTACACTTATCGAATTCCCGTGTCCgcaattcttttaattatctttatttaatagtgttaatataattttattgagttaatatataagataaatttataggtgttattataaatttcaatgtATGTTtctatatatacattttttcataaaatatatatatatatatatatatatatatacacacgtgtgacaaaggaaaagaaaagcattaatGTACTCttcttattttagaataaaaattaagagaataaatcaaaattagtGTTGAGAATGTGCTTGAATTTTCTTAACTACCTAATTTATCATGAAATTTTTAGTAAAGTAAGCTTAATTTCAGCTTTGAATTTTGGGTCAAATAGTTTAAGATTTATTTGGATtttgtattatgggcctagTAGTGTGAAAGTTATTTTGAACTTTGTATTTTAGGTCAAGTAAAATAGGGTTTTGACAAATCAAGTCAACAAAGAGCCAAGGCCCAATGTTGACTAAAGTGGGACGTGATTTTGGACTTGTTGACCAAGGAGTCAAAGTCTCATCTAACTTGGTAGACAAGGATGAAGTACCTGGAAAAACACTAGAATGGGGGGTTAAATAGTATTATAGGAAAACTTGTTGTGAAGGACATAATTTAACAGTTTTGTCGAAGATTGAAAAGTTTACGTAGTTCTTAAATACTCGACTTCAAAATTTAGTTCGAACTATAAGTTATTTTTCTCAAATGCTTTTCaattgtttaaatatgtttgttgtAGCGTTTTGCTAAAACTAGCTCTTAATAAAAGATTTTCGGTGATAAGAGCTTTTATAGCGATTAAAGTAATGTGCAACTACAGGATGTGTAAGAAAAACTTTTAGAAAGAATAAAGCAATAAACACGgttgtttttatactggtttgctCCACCGAGCTACGTCCAATCTCCTCTAACACCTCAGAGAGTTCCATTATCATCTTCAATAAGATTATAACTTGATAGCAACCTCCTTgagctaggttgggccaaagcttAGAAGGAAGCAAGGAGATGGTCCCTTTTGGTGGTATGGATGCGGAAATGAAGGGGGATATAGTATTATGATGTGCAAATGGTGGTGGAGGGGGTGATAACTTATGACCTTGGGCTATATGGTGAAGATGGTGAAGAGTTTGATGGTTCAAGGAGAGGTTAAGCCAACGCCATGAGGTAGGTGACTAGAGGAGTCTCTAgggttgctctagtcttgatctaGGAAGTGTATGGCCATAATTTGGCAGCATAACATTACATTAATccaagatgaaatacaagggtggagacatttctatttataggccaagaaTGTCTCTTTCTAACCTAAAAGCATTTTTTTGAAATCCTAATCCAAGAACCCTAAACTGAGAAA
This is a stretch of genomic DNA from Vigna radiata var. radiata cultivar VC1973A unplaced genomic scaffold, Vradiata_ver6 scaffold_133, whole genome shotgun sequence. It encodes these proteins:
- the LOC106753420 gene encoding uncharacterized protein LOC106753420, with product MELRGCGYLHFILAIKGGLVSKVPNVARGQPKLKFKNITDIYDDGLLSNNDDGMAERSCYVEIEETNVKTNPDASECNVNDDDGQRICNLDDNDFDDITLSQIKESCEARKRKRSQVLESSRRMIKIEDSFLDDYGEEQTEGDEDSDFMETLSSWKSKLSNNMKAKKKRCLKKTISTYTQEVMPVVKSEEIVDSQDFTPTSEEIQHGQDFPPSSEEILDCQEFSTSMEEIQVCQDFSPSCEEIQDGQEFTPSSEEIDNNKEILPFNGDSVALVEVKSEVPETDYFGGPDDYSIVEVQEAETIYEWNLESELKNERQRCVDFLPSRMVGPFNMDVVIRNYQLSNGQFPDMAAIELKNEECIIHPDLHYIAPQVISMVEDEILDIHDSQPDGDTDTAVTLPSVHKDLDYLGVDFKDDNTVFGDCSNNEFTPGAEDQVEVETSPTMEHDLNLDGCLVRCSDDPPEYEEIQSLASVNNECNGSSKLHHPERLLSTRKEISPSSLEKHCKAVKTNDLNRKNKLKCKGRQIYFSEQTDNRTAEGCDDITGARFTDIPNKISIIPRTKRVSHPKGISKIPHSSRQATRLGCSSVQSCSKSAIAFTQQQMRDAECLAKKLTKEMKSMKDIVDDMLRSEFCLNTSLRHKVNEARVAVKNATRAEEAAKRWLAFMSRDCSRFCKIMKLSDDGPATQDVVRKERKKIAFADEAGGKLCQVKFFEDDGVSLSESN